In Mesorhizobium sp. M9A.F.Ca.ET.002.03.1.2, the DNA window GGAAAAGTCAACGAGGCCGGCTTGGCCGACCGCATCGAGACCGCCGGCGGCAGCTTCTTCGAGCAGCTTCCGAAAGATCACGACGTGCATCTCCTGTCGATGATCCTGCACGATTGGGACGAGGCGAAGAACCGCGCCCTGCTCAGCCGGTCCTTCGAGGCTTTGCCGAGCGGCGGCGCAGTCGTCATCAGCGAGCTTCTCGTCAATGACGAAAAGACCGGGCCGGCGCCGGCCGCGCTGATGAGCCTCAACATGCTGATCGAGACGGAAGGGCGAAACTACACGCCGGCCGAATATTCGGCGTGGCTCGAGGGAGCCGGATTCCGGCGCATCGAGACGGTCTGGTTCGACGCACCCGCCGCGAACGGCGCCGTGATCGGCCGCAAGCCCTAAGCAGGTTCCGCAAAAGTGTCCCACGGTTTTGCGATCAGAACCTGCGATAAACAAGGGAATCTAAGCAGACATTGGTGGGACAGCCCACGAGTGTCTGCTTTAGAGCCAAGGGGAGGAAAGCATGAGCATTCACGACTTCGGATCTGCCGCAGCGCGCGTGGCGTCGCAGGCGGCCGGGCGGGTGTTGCCGGCGGCATTCACGGCGTTGGCGGTGATCGGATCGCCGCCTGCCGGCGCGGCCGACCGCGAGCTGGTCGAACGGGGGAAATACCTGGCGACCATCGCGAGCTGCACCGATTGCCACACGCCGGGACATTTCCTCGGCAAGCCGGACATGACGCGTCACCTCGGCGGCTCCGACGTCGGCTTCGAGGTCCCGGGGCTCGGGGTCTTCTACGGCCCCAACCTCACGCCCGACGAAGCGACGGGTCTCGGGCGCTGGAGCGAGCTTGATATCGTCACGGCGATCCGGACAGGCAAGCGCCCCGACGGACGCACGCTTGCTCCGAGCATGCCGTGGGCCGCATTCGCGAAACTCACCGACGCTGACGCCGCGGCGATCGGGGCCTACCTCAAGAGCCTGCCGCCGGTGAGCAACAAGGTCCCTGGGCCGTTCGAACCGGGCGAGGCCCCGACGTCGTTCGTGATGAAGATCGTGCCGCCGGCGAAGCAATAGGGCCGGCGCATTGCAGGGCGGCGCCATCAATTTGCCGGCTAAAGACTTGCGCGGAGTCGTTCAAACCAGATCGGTTTTAGCCAGCCGAATGCTTGCCGCGGCGCTCGACGATGTAGATGTGGTCGGCCACCAGCACCACATCGCCATGCTGGTTGATCACCTCGCAGCGCTCGATGACGCGGCCGCAATCCGGCCGCTTCGGGTCGTCTTGCTTGGCCGAGATGGTCGTGCGGGTCTTGATCGTATCGCCGATGAACACCGGCTTGATGAAGCGCAGCCGATCATAGCCATAGGAGAAGGCGACCGGATTGACGATGCTTGCCGTCAGCCCGACGCCGACCGAGAACACCAGAGTGCCATGGGCGATGCGCTGGCCGAACGGCGTCGCCTTCATGAATTCGGCGTCCATGTGGTGAGGGAAGAAATCGCCCGTATGGCCGGCATGCACGACGAAGTCGGTCTCGGTGATGGTGCGCCCGCTGGTCGTCCGCGTCGAGCCGATCCGGTAATCCTCGAAATAGATCGTCTGCTCCATGTCAGGGCCTCGCCGCGATCGGTGTTGCCGGCGCCGCGCTGGATTGGTAGGCGGCCTCGACCAGCGCCATCGTGTTCCAGGCGTCCTCGACGGAACTGACAAGCTCGGCGTCCTCGCCTGACGCGTAGCGCTGGACATTGGCCATGCGGCCGACGAAGGCGTCCGGAAACCATGCGCCGACCAGCGGCACCGCAACCCAGTCGGAGCCGCCCCTGGGGTAGATTTCAAGGATGTCAGGCTCGCCGCGCGGATAATCGAGATTGAGCCCCAGTTTGAGATAAGCGGCGCCCTCGGTGCCGCAGATGCGGAACTCGCAGGCCTGATGTTTTCGGCCGAATTTATGATCGTGGTTGATCGACAGCGCGCAGCGCACGCTATCGCCATAGTCGAGGATCGCGCTGGTGCGCGTTTGCGCGACCTTGTGGCCGGGATGGCCGAGCGTCTTGGCGTGAACCCCTCTGGGATCGCCGAGCAACTGCCGGATCAGGTCGAGATAATGGATCGAATGCATGGCGATCTCGACACGCGGCGCCTTCAGCAGGAACTCCCAGAGCTGCCACGGTGTCGCCAGCGCCAGCCAGGCGTCGAAATCGACCACGTTGCCAAGCCAGCCACTGGCGATGGCGTCCTTCAGCGCCAGCATCATCGGTGCGAAACGGAGCTGGAAATTCACTGCCGCCTTCAGGTTTTTGGCGCGGCAGATTGCGAGGATCTCGGTCGCTTCGGTAAGGTCGCTGCCCATCGGCTTCTGGATCAGCGCCACGGCATTGTCGGGCAACGCCCTGAGCACGCCGGCATGACGGGCCGGCGGCGTCGCCAGATCGAAGACGACGTCCCTGTTTGCCGCGGCTTCCTCGACCGACCGGTAAGCGGTGACGCCCCATTTCTGCGCCAGTCTTTCCGCCTTGGCATGGTCGGGATCGAAAAGCCCGGCGACCGGGAAACCGGCTTTCCCATAGGCCGGGAAATGCGCATCGCCGACGATCGACCCGGCGCCGAAAATCACGATCGGCCTGGGCTTTGATGGCTTCGCCCAGCCTTGAGAGAGCGAGGCGGGATCGAAAACGCCATCAGTCATGATGGAAGACTTCGTCCATCGTCGCCCACCACTCGCCCTCCTTGCGGGTCGGCAGCGGCTCCTGGCAAGGCATGCAGAGCGCCCACCATTCCTGCGTCTTGGGGTCCGCGGCCATCTTCGCCATGTCGGCGGCATAGTCGGTGCCGTGGTACTCGAAAGTGCTGAACAAAAGGTGCTCTGGCTCCCTGTGATAGATCGAATGGTTCTTGATGTTGCAGGCGGAAATCATGGCAAGCACGTCAGGCCAGACGGCGGCGTGAAGCCGCACATACTCGGCGACCTTTTCCGGCTTGAGGCCGAGCACCATTCCCATCCGCTGCATGTCCGGCTCCCTATTTCGTGATATCGGTCGTGAATTCCGCGATGCTCTTCGCCTTGACGGCATCCCAGTCCCAGTCGATGCCGATGCCGGGCTCGTCCGGCGCCAATGCGTGCCCGTCCTCGATGCGCATTTTCTTGCCGGTCAGATCGTCAAGCTGGGGAATATACTCGACATATCGGCCGTTCTGAATGGCGCAGGTCAGGCTGACATGCAGTTCCATCAGGAAATGCGGGCAGACCGGGATGTCGAACGCCTCGGCCGCATGTGCCACCTTCAGCCAGGGCGTGATGCCGCCGATGCGGCCGACATCGACCTGCACGATCGAGCAGCCGCCTTTTTGCATATATTCGCGGAAATGCCGGATTGAATAGAGCGACTCGCCGATGGCGATCGGCGTCGACGTCGCGTTGGACAGCCGCACATGGCCGTCTATGTCGTCGGCCGGCAGCGGTTCCTCGATCCAGGCGAGGTCGAGGTCGCGCAAGCGCTCCGCGCGGCGGATCGCCTCGTCGACCGAAAAGCCCTGGTTGCAGTCGGTCATGATCTCGTAGGACGAGCCGACCGCCTGGCGTACCGCCGTCAGCCGGGCAAAATCCTCGGAGCCGTGCGGCTTGCCGATCTTGACCTTCGAGCCGCGAAAACCCTTGGCCTTGGCGGCCAGCGCATCCTCAACCAGTGCCTCGGTCTCGATATGCAGCCAGCCGCCCTCGGTGGTGTAGAGCGGGCAGCGGTCCTTGGCGCCGCCGGCCAGCTTCCATAGCGGCAGGCCCTGCTTCTTCGCCCGCAGGTCCCACAGCGCGGTATCGATGGCCGCCAGCGCAATCGCCGTGATCGCGCCGATCGTCGTGGCGTGGGTGGCGAATTCGAGCTCGTGCCAGATCGCCTCGATCCTATCGGCGTCGCGGCCGATCAGCCGCGGTGCAAGATGGTCGGCCAACAGCCGCATCACCGAGGAGCCGCCGGTGCCGATCGTGTAGCTGTAGCCGGTGCCGACCGCGCCGTCGGCGTCGGTGATGGTGACGATTGGCGTTTCCTGCGACACGAAACTCTGGATCGCATCGGTGCGCTTGACCTTCGGCACCAGGTCGACCATGCGCAGTTCGACTTTTTCGATTTTCGCCATGATCTAGCCTCGCCTCATCTTCTTAACTTCGCCCCCATCTTCTTAACGTCGCAACGTCTTGCCCGTTTCAGCAGAAAACAGATGGGCCTGCGACAAGTCCAGGCTCATTCTTACCCGGTCGCCGGCCCTGAGCGGTTTCGGGTTGAGCATGCGCGATACCCAGTCGCTGCCGTTGAATTCGGCGAACACCAGCGTCTCATTGCCGAGCGGTTCGGTGACCGTCACCGGCAAGTCCAGCTGATGGACGTCGGCGTCTTCGCCGGAGCTGATGCCGTGTCCCGTCGGATAGATATCGTCGGGCCTGAGGCCGAACACCACCTTGTCGCCGGTCGCGACATTGGCCTTGAACTGGCTGGGCAAAGGCAATCTCTCGCCGCTGGCGAACAGCAATTGTCCGTCGTCGACAGCTGCCTCGTGCAGGTTCATCGGCGGCGAGCCGATGAAGCCGGCAACGAAGCGCGTCCGCGGCCGGCGGAAGACCTCGTCGGGCGTGCCGACCTGCTCGATGAAGCCGTCGCGCATGATGACGATGCGGTCGGCGAGCGTCATCGCCTCGACCTGGTCATGGGTGACATAGATCACCGTCGACTGGACCTTCGCGTGCAGTTTCTTGATCTCGGTGCGCATCTGGGTTCTCAGCTTGGCGTCGAGATTGGAAAGCGGCTCGTCGAACAGGAAGACGTCGGGATCGCGCACGATGGCGCGGCCCATGGCGACGCGCTGGCGCTGTCCGCCCGACAGCTGTGACGGCCTCCGGTCGAGCAACTGGTCGAGGCCGAGAATGCCCGACGCCTCGGCGACGCGGCGGTCCATCTCCGCTTTCGCCGCCCCCGCGATCTTCAGCGAGAAGCCGAGGTTTTCGCGCACGGTCATGTGCGGGTAGAGCGCATAGGACTGGAACACCATCGAGATGTTGCGCGAGCGCGGCGGCAGGTCGTTGACCTTGCGGCCGCCGATCTCGATGGTCCCGGCGCTGATATCCTCGAGACCGGCGATCATGCGCAAGGTCGTCGACTTGCCGCAGCCGGACGGCCCGACCAGCGCGATGAACTCGCGGTCGGCGACCTCGAGGTCGATGCCGTGCACGACCGCGACAGGGCCATAGCTCTTGGTGAGTTTCTTGAGGGATACGGTTGCCATGTCAGCCTTTCACCGCGCCGGAGGTGAGGCCGCCGACGAGGTGTTTCTGGACGATGAAGGTAAGCGTGAGCGCCGGTATGATCATGACCACGGCCAGCGCGCACATGCCGCGCCAGTCGATGGTGAATTCGGCGGTGTAGTCGAGCAGGCCGACCGGCAGCGTCTTGGAGTTGATCGAGCGCGTCAGCTGCGAGGCCAGCGCGAATTCGTTCCACGAGGTGAGGAAGGCAAAGATGCCGGCAGAGGCGATGCCAGGCCCGGCGAGCGGAAACTCGACCTGCCAGAAAGCCTGCCAGCGCGTGCAGCCGTCGATCTGCGCCGCCTCGGCGAGGTCTTTCGGAACCTGCCGGAAGAAGCCGTCGATCAGCCAGATGGTGAAGGGCACGTTGAGCGCGACATAGACCAGGATCAGCCCGAAATGCGTGTCGATGATGCCGAGCCGCGCAAAGACGAAGAACAGCGGCAGCGACAGCGCGATGCCGGGCACGGTGCGCGTCAGCATCAGGCCGAGGAACATCGCCGACTTGGCGCGGAAGCGATAGCGCGCGAAGGCATAGCCGCCGGCCATGCCGATGACGATGGCGATCACCGTCGAAGTCACCGAAATGATCAGCGAATTGCGGAAATAGTCGAGCACCGGAATGCCGCCCTTGCCGACGCCGCTGAACATGGCGACGTAGGCGTCGAGCGAGAGCTCCCGCGGGATCCACACCGGCGGCTTGGCCATGATCTCGATGGTCGGCCGCAGCGACGACAGCACGATCCAGATGCCGGGCAGGCAGATGACCAGCATGGCGAGGAACAATCCGACGCCGTGAGCGATGCCGAGCGCCTTGTTGCGGGCACGATGCAGGCTGTTCTGGTCCATCCTCACCACTCCGCAGCGATCTGCGTGCGCGCCGCAGCGAGCTTGCGGTAGAAATAAACGGTGAACAGGATGGACAGCAGGATCGAGAAATAGGCCATGGCGTTGGCCAGGCCCATCCTGGCGTCGCTGTAGGCGGTGCGGGCGACGAGCGTCCAGACAAGCTCGGTGCGGCCGGCGGGGCCGCCATCGGTCATGATCTTGACGATGTCATAGGCGCGCGCCACGTCGAGCGAGCGGATGGTCATGGCGATGAAGGCAAACGGCATGATGAACGGCCAGGTGACATAACGGAATGTCTGCCATGGCGTGCAGCCGTCGACGCGCGCCGCCTCGACCGGCTCGCGCG includes these proteins:
- a CDS encoding c-type cytochrome, with amino-acid sequence MSIHDFGSAAARVASQAAGRVLPAAFTALAVIGSPPAGAADRELVERGKYLATIASCTDCHTPGHFLGKPDMTRHLGGSDVGFEVPGLGVFYGPNLTPDEATGLGRWSELDIVTAIRTGKRPDGRTLAPSMPWAAFAKLTDADAAAIGAYLKSLPPVSNKVPGPFEPGEAPTSFVMKIVPPAKQ
- a CDS encoding carbohydrate ABC transporter permease, with translation MDQNSLHRARNKALGIAHGVGLFLAMLVICLPGIWIVLSSLRPTIEIMAKPPVWIPRELSLDAYVAMFSGVGKGGIPVLDYFRNSLIISVTSTVIAIVIGMAGGYAFARYRFRAKSAMFLGLMLTRTVPGIALSLPLFFVFARLGIIDTHFGLILVYVALNVPFTIWLIDGFFRQVPKDLAEAAQIDGCTRWQAFWQVEFPLAGPGIASAGIFAFLTSWNEFALASQLTRSINSKTLPVGLLDYTAEFTIDWRGMCALAVVMIIPALTLTFIVQKHLVGGLTSGAVKG
- a CDS encoding mandelate racemase/muconate lactonizing enzyme family protein — encoded protein: MAKIEKVELRMVDLVPKVKRTDAIQSFVSQETPIVTITDADGAVGTGYSYTIGTGGSSVMRLLADHLAPRLIGRDADRIEAIWHELEFATHATTIGAITAIALAAIDTALWDLRAKKQGLPLWKLAGGAKDRCPLYTTEGGWLHIETEALVEDALAAKAKGFRGSKVKIGKPHGSEDFARLTAVRQAVGSSYEIMTDCNQGFSVDEAIRRAERLRDLDLAWIEEPLPADDIDGHVRLSNATSTPIAIGESLYSIRHFREYMQKGGCSIVQVDVGRIGGITPWLKVAHAAEAFDIPVCPHFLMELHVSLTCAIQNGRYVEYIPQLDDLTGKKMRIEDGHALAPDEPGIGIDWDWDAVKAKSIAEFTTDITK
- the ugpC gene encoding sn-glycerol-3-phosphate ABC transporter ATP-binding protein UgpC, which codes for MATVSLKKLTKSYGPVAVVHGIDLEVADREFIALVGPSGCGKSTTLRMIAGLEDISAGTIEIGGRKVNDLPPRSRNISMVFQSYALYPHMTVRENLGFSLKIAGAAKAEMDRRVAEASGILGLDQLLDRRPSQLSGGQRQRVAMGRAIVRDPDVFLFDEPLSNLDAKLRTQMRTEIKKLHAKVQSTVIYVTHDQVEAMTLADRIVIMRDGFIEQVGTPDEVFRRPRTRFVAGFIGSPPMNLHEAAVDDGQLLFASGERLPLPSQFKANVATGDKVVFGLRPDDIYPTGHGISSGEDADVHQLDLPVTVTEPLGNETLVFAEFNGSDWVSRMLNPKPLRAGDRVRMSLDLSQAHLFSAETGKTLRR
- a CDS encoding MaoC/PaaZ C-terminal domain-containing protein, which gives rise to MEQTIYFEDYRIGSTRTTSGRTITETDFVVHAGHTGDFFPHHMDAEFMKATPFGQRIAHGTLVFSVGVGLTASIVNPVAFSYGYDRLRFIKPVFIGDTIKTRTTISAKQDDPKRPDCGRVIERCEVINQHGDVVLVADHIYIVERRGKHSAG
- a CDS encoding L-rhamnose mutarotase, coding for MQRMGMVLGLKPEKVAEYVRLHAAVWPDVLAMISACNIKNHSIYHREPEHLLFSTFEYHGTDYAADMAKMAADPKTQEWWALCMPCQEPLPTRKEGEWWATMDEVFHHD
- a CDS encoding Gfo/Idh/MocA family oxidoreductase, translating into MTDGVFDPASLSQGWAKPSKPRPIVIFGAGSIVGDAHFPAYGKAGFPVAGLFDPDHAKAERLAQKWGVTAYRSVEEAAANRDVVFDLATPPARHAGVLRALPDNAVALIQKPMGSDLTEATEILAICRAKNLKAAVNFQLRFAPMMLALKDAIASGWLGNVVDFDAWLALATPWQLWEFLLKAPRVEIAMHSIHYLDLIRQLLGDPRGVHAKTLGHPGHKVAQTRTSAILDYGDSVRCALSINHDHKFGRKHQACEFRICGTEGAAYLKLGLNLDYPRGEPDILEIYPRGGSDWVAVPLVGAWFPDAFVGRMANVQRYASGEDAELVSSVEDAWNTMALVEAAYQSSAAPATPIAARP